One window of Nostoc sp. C052 genomic DNA carries:
- a CDS encoding hybrid sensor histidine kinase/response regulator, protein MIQQNSSLSASNEKNHPSRNLLIRFILGGTTLIVSISAYFSYQATRNMMLKDLRQSAFLEVQRGSAEIEEWLHVRQVEVQTLANTSTVRSLNWSVAEPYLKAEVKRINDEFFFFQIAMPDGSFSNTKVGRANKNIQDRDYFQKAIAGKSNISDPFISRSTGIPLIAIATPISSNSASSSSPIGVFQGNVKVDHIAEVVNSLQYGTNSYAFALNSQGQAIVHPNSTLMSTLEKPAPSLLKISDRNLNAIAQQMVNKKQGIELMEIDGTQKYVAYLPLTQANWSVALVIPRQNIESRLQFLDLIALIVGGLTVTMITVLWQVQAFEQGELKKSKAAADTANHAKSEFLANMSHELRTPLNGILGCAQILLRSSALPKQEQYHVNIIEQCGSHLLTLINDILDLSKIEAKKLELHSDDVHFPSFLQGIVEICYIRAKQKGISFVYKPAINLPTGIHVDVKRLRQILLNLLGNAIKFTDQGQVTFNIEVIDQPPSDDQTVKHCLRCTVEDTGIGITPAELSKIFLPFEQVGDKKRQAEGTGLGLAITRQLIQMMGSDIHVESQIGQGSKFWFELEIPEATDWVQSAMTASEKQIIGFEGSPYTILMVDDRWENRTVITNLLKPLGFDVVEASNGKEGLEIAIALKPDLIITDLLMPEMDGFELIKHLRHTPEIQNIKIIVSSASVFESDKHRSLEAGGNAFLTKPIQVDELLHQLEQYLNLVWIYKQSQPDKEKSQEAITTNSQSAQLTPPSPQILQELVTLASKGNFNAILKWADQLEETDTTFAPFANELRQLARQFDEDLIINFLTKYAVETV, encoded by the coding sequence TTGATACAACAAAACTCCAGCCTATCGGCATCTAATGAAAAAAATCATCCATCGCGAAATTTACTAATTCGATTTATTCTTGGTGGCACTACCCTGATAGTCAGTATTTCTGCTTATTTCAGCTATCAAGCCACTAGAAATATGATGCTCAAAGATTTGAGACAGAGCGCTTTTTTAGAGGTACAGAGAGGGAGTGCTGAAATTGAGGAGTGGTTACACGTTCGCCAAGTGGAAGTACAAACCCTGGCCAATACTTCAACAGTACGTTCCTTAAACTGGTCTGTAGCAGAACCCTATTTAAAGGCAGAAGTAAAGCGGATCAATGATGAATTTTTCTTTTTCCAAATAGCTATGCCAGATGGTTCATTTTCCAATACAAAAGTTGGTCGAGCTAATAAAAATATTCAGGATCGAGACTACTTTCAAAAAGCAATTGCGGGAAAGAGCAACATTTCCGATCCCTTCATTAGCCGTTCTACAGGAATTCCTTTAATAGCGATCGCCACCCCGATCTCGTCAAATTCTGCTAGCAGTAGTTCACCAATCGGGGTCTTTCAAGGCAATGTGAAAGTCGATCACATTGCAGAGGTTGTCAACTCGCTGCAATACGGCACGAACAGCTATGCTTTTGCTCTAAATTCCCAAGGACAGGCGATCGTCCACCCTAATTCCACGTTAATGTCAACCTTAGAAAAACCTGCACCCAGCCTGCTGAAAATAAGCGATCGCAATTTAAATGCGATCGCCCAGCAAATGGTAAACAAAAAACAGGGAATTGAGTTGATGGAAATTGACGGCACTCAAAAGTATGTAGCTTATCTGCCGTTGACACAAGCTAATTGGTCTGTGGCTTTGGTGATTCCCCGCCAAAATATCGAATCTCGATTGCAATTCCTCGATTTAATCGCCTTAATTGTGGGTGGACTGACTGTCACTATGATTACCGTCTTGTGGCAGGTGCAAGCATTTGAACAAGGTGAACTGAAAAAGTCTAAAGCTGCGGCTGATACAGCCAACCATGCTAAAAGCGAATTTTTGGCTAACATGAGTCATGAACTGCGAACACCCTTGAATGGCATTCTCGGTTGTGCCCAAATTTTACTGCGTTCTTCAGCTTTACCTAAGCAAGAGCAATATCACGTCAATATTATTGAACAATGCGGCTCTCATTTGCTGACTTTAATTAATGACATTTTGGATCTCTCCAAAATTGAAGCAAAAAAGTTAGAACTGCATTCCGATGATGTGCATTTCCCTTCCTTTCTTCAAGGAATTGTCGAAATATGCTACATTCGTGCCAAACAAAAGGGCATTTCCTTTGTCTATAAACCTGCAATCAACTTACCTACAGGAATTCATGTCGATGTCAAAAGATTACGTCAGATACTATTGAATCTCTTAGGAAATGCCATCAAATTTACCGATCAAGGTCAGGTTACTTTCAATATTGAAGTCATCGATCAACCTCCTAGTGATGACCAGACAGTGAAACACTGCCTTCGCTGTACTGTAGAAGACACGGGAATTGGTATAACTCCCGCAGAATTAAGCAAAATTTTCTTGCCATTTGAACAAGTAGGAGATAAAAAGCGCCAAGCTGAAGGCACTGGGCTGGGTTTAGCTATTACTCGGCAGTTAATACAGATGATGGGTAGCGATATCCATGTTGAGAGTCAGATTGGACAGGGGAGTAAATTCTGGTTTGAGTTAGAGATTCCCGAAGCGACTGACTGGGTACAATCTGCGATGACTGCATCAGAGAAACAAATCATTGGCTTTGAGGGTAGCCCCTACACCATCCTGATGGTTGACGATCGCTGGGAAAATCGCACAGTAATTACAAACTTACTGAAACCACTGGGTTTTGATGTAGTTGAAGCCAGCAATGGTAAAGAAGGTTTAGAAATAGCGATCGCCCTCAAACCAGACTTAATCATCACAGATTTGCTGATGCCAGAAATGGATGGATTTGAATTAATTAAACACCTGCGTCACACTCCAGAAATTCAAAATATTAAGATTATCGTCTCTTCTGCCAGTGTCTTTGAATCAGACAAACATCGCAGTCTAGAAGCCGGAGGTAACGCCTTCTTAACTAAACCTATACAGGTAGATGAATTATTGCATCAACTAGAACAATACTTAAATTTGGTATGGATTTACAAGCAATCTCAGCCTGATAAAGAAAAATCTCAAGAAGCAATAACAACAAATAGCCAATCTGCTCAATTAACTCCTCCTTCGCCCCAAATATTGCAGGAACTAGTCACCTTAGCTAGTAAAGGTAACTTTAATGCCATTCTCAAGTGGGCCGATCAACTGGAGGAAACAGACACAACCTTTGCTCCATTTGCTAATGAACTACGGCAACTAGCAAGGCAATTTGATGAAGATTTAATCATAAATTTTTTGACTAAATATGCGGTGGAAACAGTATGA
- a CDS encoding tetratricopeptide repeat protein: protein MLGNTLVGRYQIISNLGGGGFGETFVASDTQLPGSPLCVVKKLKLQASDPVTLETARRLFNTEAQVLYKLGTHDRIPQLLAYFEEDAEFYLVQELIEGHDLSQELTPGKTLSQEQVISLLQELLTILEFVHQQNVIHRDVNPRNILRRQPDGKLILIDFGAVKQIATQVITPQGQTIATVAIGTPGYIPGEQAHGTPKLSSDIYAAGIIAIQALTGLSPEEIVKDADTNEIIWHNQATVTPEFAQFLDKMVCYDFRQRYPSATVALQALKELTKPPAETIALTPISPPKNINKPQPKKGTLGKILLSIFLLGVGGVASIFIWNNINSNNAIELSKQGNTLFDLQRYQDALEVYEKAVNIRPDYPQGWNGQGKTLDKLKKYKEALVAYDKAIQLKPDYLEAWIGRGFVLGNLQRYQEAIASFDKALELNGNNSEVWNAKGDAFSNLNQDDQAIKSYEKAIELKPDNYEAWYKKGLALQNSKRYEEAIAALEKVVELKPDYEQAWYNLGNNRVRMQHYKDAFTAYDKAVQYQPNYYQAWLSRGNVLLNLQRYAEAIESFNQVIKSNPRNYQAWYNLGWSLHQTQRYEDAIKSYNKAATIKQNDYQLWYNLGNSQYILQKYEDAIASYNKAVRYKPDHAESWYSRGNALLNLKRFKDAIASYDQAIKYKSNYQQAIDGRNQAQIQLQGEISKPKPVIVPVLPFPNSTNPPQGN, encoded by the coding sequence ATGCTGGGAAACACACTTGTAGGAAGATACCAAATTATTAGTAACTTGGGAGGTGGGGGTTTTGGTGAAACTTTTGTGGCTTCTGATACTCAATTACCGGGTTCACCTCTATGTGTCGTTAAGAAACTCAAACTCCAGGCAAGCGATCCAGTAACTTTGGAGACAGCTAGGCGTTTATTTAATACGGAAGCACAAGTTCTGTATAAATTAGGAACTCACGATCGCATTCCCCAACTTTTAGCTTATTTTGAGGAGGATGCCGAATTTTATCTCGTACAAGAATTAATTGAAGGTCACGATCTGAGTCAAGAATTAACACCGGGTAAAACCCTAAGTCAAGAGCAAGTAATTTCACTTTTACAAGAACTTTTGACAATCTTAGAATTTGTTCATCAACAGAATGTAATTCACCGTGATGTCAATCCGCGAAATATTCTCAGACGCCAACCAGATGGCAAACTAATTTTAATTGATTTTGGTGCGGTTAAACAAATTGCTACTCAAGTTATTACTCCCCAAGGTCAAACTATAGCTACTGTAGCTATCGGTACACCTGGTTATATTCCTGGTGAACAAGCTCATGGGACACCAAAATTAAGCAGTGATATCTATGCTGCGGGAATAATTGCTATTCAAGCTCTCACTGGATTATCACCAGAAGAAATAGTCAAAGATGCTGATACTAATGAAATTATCTGGCATAATCAAGCCACGGTTACGCCAGAATTCGCTCAATTCTTAGATAAAATGGTGTGCTACGATTTTCGGCAACGCTATCCTTCGGCAACGGTGGCATTACAAGCGCTGAAAGAGTTAACAAAACCACCGGCAGAAACAATAGCTTTAACTCCCATTTCCCCACCAAAAAATATTAACAAACCGCAACCGAAAAAAGGTACATTGGGTAAAATTTTACTATCAATATTTTTACTTGGTGTTGGTGGAGTAGCATCAATATTTATTTGGAATAATATTAATTCAAATAATGCCATAGAATTATCTAAGCAAGGAAATACGCTTTTTGATTTGCAACGTTATCAAGACGCGCTAGAAGTATATGAAAAAGCCGTTAATATTCGACCAGATTATCCTCAAGGCTGGAATGGTCAAGGTAAAACGCTAGATAAATTAAAAAAATACAAAGAAGCATTAGTGGCGTATGATAAAGCAATTCAACTTAAACCAGATTATTTGGAGGCTTGGATTGGACGGGGTTTTGTATTGGGAAATTTACAACGATACCAAGAAGCGATCGCTTCTTTTGACAAAGCCTTAGAATTAAATGGCAACAATTCAGAAGTCTGGAATGCTAAGGGTGACGCTTTCAGTAATTTAAACCAAGATGACCAAGCAATTAAGTCTTATGAAAAAGCGATTGAACTCAAACCAGATAATTATGAAGCTTGGTACAAAAAAGGATTAGCATTACAGAATTCTAAACGATATGAAGAAGCGATCGCAGCCTTGGAAAAAGTTGTTGAACTAAAACCAGACTACGAGCAAGCTTGGTACAATCTGGGGAATAATCGAGTTAGAATGCAGCACTATAAAGATGCATTCACCGCTTATGATAAAGCTGTACAATACCAGCCAAATTATTATCAAGCTTGGTTGTCAAGAGGTAATGTACTGCTAAATCTACAACGTTATGCAGAAGCGATTGAATCTTTTAATCAAGTAATTAAATCCAATCCCAGAAACTACCAGGCATGGTATAATTTGGGCTGGTCGCTGCATCAAACCCAACGTTATGAAGACGCAATAAAATCTTACAATAAAGCAGCAACAATTAAGCAAAATGATTATCAACTATGGTATAATCTAGGGAATTCCCAATACATATTGCAGAAATACGAAGATGCGATCGCATCTTATAATAAGGCAGTTCGTTATAAACCAGATCATGCTGAAAGCTGGTATAGCAGAGGCAATGCACTATTAAATTTGAAACGATTTAAAGATGCGATCGCGTCTTACGATCAAGCAATAAAATACAAATCTAATTACCAACAAGCAATAGACGGCCGCAATCAAGCCCAAATTCAATTACAAGGCGAAATATCAAAGCCTAAGCCTGTAATTGTGCCAGTTCTGCCATTTCCTAATTCCACCAATCCACCGCAAGGGAATTAA
- a CDS encoding rhomboid family intramembrane serine protease produces MIPISDNIRCRSKPIINYWLIGINLAVFLWELKLEFNDELGYFINSWGVIPAQISGAITNALFFNNAAWIIVIWRAFSLLFGIFLHGSFSQILGNLLFLWVFGKTVENILGHKRYLGFYLAAGVITEIVQILTEPSLTVPLIGGNGAIAAILGAYIMKFPKAKIDTILPLIILYIPIQVPAFFYIFWWFGQQFFYGIGSLNIPPVGVNQSGVVFWGQVVALLIGAAFMQLKK; encoded by the coding sequence ATGATTCCTATTAGTGATAATATTCGTTGCCGAAGTAAGCCGATTATTAATTATTGGTTGATTGGCATTAACCTAGCTGTATTTTTATGGGAACTTAAACTAGAATTTAATGATGAATTGGGTTATTTTATCAATAGTTGGGGTGTGATTCCAGCGCAGATTAGTGGGGCAATTACAAATGCACTCTTTTTCAACAATGCTGCTTGGATAATTGTAATTTGGCGAGCATTTTCGCTACTTTTTGGAATATTTCTGCACGGCAGTTTTAGTCAAATATTAGGAAATCTGCTTTTTTTGTGGGTTTTTGGGAAAACTGTAGAAAATATTCTGGGACACAAACGCTATCTCGGATTTTATCTTGCTGCTGGTGTGATTACAGAGATAGTCCAAATTCTGACTGAACCGAGTTTGACAGTACCATTGATTGGGGGTAATGGTGCGATCGCAGCTATTTTAGGAGCATACATTATGAAGTTTCCTAAAGCTAAAATTGACACCATTTTGCCGTTAATAATCTTGTATATTCCTATCCAAGTACCGGCCTTTTTCTATATATTTTGGTGGTTTGGGCAACAATTCTTTTATGGTATCGGCAGCTTAAATATTCCTCCTGTTGGCGTAAATCAATCGGGTGTTGTTTTCTGGGGGCAAGTAGTGGCATTATTAATAGGTGCAGCTTTTATGCAATTAAAGAAATAA
- a CDS encoding PAS domain S-box protein, with protein MPNVDKINFQLTDELALLRQRVAELEQSEISSQQRQAVLEEELIALKRKLSEEVENPHIPVVDLHIEKDTSTINLSTDVEVILQQLQQEIAKREQVEVILRDSEERLRLVLDVSEMGLWDWNVVTNQVIWSENYEMLFGLIPSSFDGPYETFQKCVYSEDKQSVMEAIAHALTHKTDYNDEFRIVRSDQSVHWISAKGKFIYDDGGQAVRMIGVCMETTVCKQAEESTRELTTQVQEQANVLNAILTASVDHIYIFNRRGCYQYISRDGAAILGLKPQDIIGKTLPELDLPPDLIMQVDNQRQAVMKTGEPLKDECKYVTADGVHYYEYILTALRNVDQSIEGVIAVSRDITEHKRAEKSLRESEARFRRLFESNLIGVAFWTVDGLVIDANDAFLQLAGYTRDEFATLGKINWREISPVEYKDLDDRAILEVQTKGISKIYEKEYIHRNGKRVPIVLGVALLNDSQEHGVAFVLDITDRKLAEKECDRLLECERTARQQAEIANKIKDEFLAVLSHELRTPLNPILGWSKMLRTRKFDEKTTNHALETIERNAKLQTQLIEDLLDVSRILQGKLNLNVCPVNLVMVVEAALETVRLAAEAKSIQIQTLFDPSLGQVMGDPNRLQQVVWNLLSNAVKFTPTGGRVEIRLMEADNQIQIQVSDTGKGIIPDFLPYVFDYFRQADGTTTRVFGGLGLGLAIVRKVVEMHGGKVQAESPGEQAGATFTVELPLLIRSEQVWGEENQSLSSESESSLLADTQVLVVDDEPDIRDLITFILQDYGVEVTAVASAQEALQALSESIPDVLISDIGMPKTDGYMLMREVRSRSPQQGGSVPAIALTAYAGEMNQQQALAAGFQMHISKPVDPDVLVKAIADLIK; from the coding sequence ATGCCAAATGTTGATAAAATTAACTTTCAACTCACTGATGAATTAGCACTTTTACGGCAGCGTGTAGCTGAGTTAGAGCAATCAGAGATATCTTCTCAGCAAAGGCAAGCAGTCCTTGAGGAAGAATTAATAGCATTAAAAAGAAAGCTGTCAGAAGAAGTAGAAAATCCTCATATTCCAGTTGTCGATCTGCATATTGAGAAGGACACATCCACTATCAATCTATCAACAGATGTGGAAGTAATTTTACAGCAACTTCAACAAGAAATTGCCAAGCGAGAGCAAGTAGAAGTAATCCTAAGAGATAGTGAGGAACGGCTGAGGCTAGTTCTAGATGTTTCTGAGATGGGATTGTGGGATTGGAATGTTGTTACCAATCAAGTAATCTGGTCTGAAAATTATGAAATGCTTTTTGGTCTAATTCCAAGTAGTTTTGATGGGCCTTATGAGACGTTTCAAAAGTGCGTTTATTCTGAAGATAAGCAATCTGTTATGGAGGCGATCGCTCACGCTTTGACACACAAAACTGACTACAACGATGAATTTCGCATAGTTCGGTCAGACCAAAGCGTGCATTGGATTTCTGCTAAGGGAAAATTTATCTATGACGATGGAGGCCAAGCAGTAAGAATGATCGGCGTTTGCATGGAAACTACTGTGTGCAAGCAGGCAGAAGAAAGCACTCGCGAACTAACAACCCAAGTCCAAGAACAGGCAAATGTCTTAAATGCTATCCTGACTGCTTCCGTCGATCATATCTATATCTTTAATCGTAGAGGTTGTTATCAATATATCAGTCGTGACGGAGCAGCAATACTAGGCTTAAAACCTCAAGATATTATCGGCAAAACTTTGCCAGAATTGGATTTACCTCCAGACCTAATAATGCAGGTAGATAACCAACGACAAGCTGTGATGAAAACTGGTGAGCCGCTCAAGGATGAGTGTAAATATGTTACTGCCGATGGCGTTCATTATTATGAATATATCCTTACAGCATTACGCAATGTTGACCAAAGTATTGAAGGTGTAATTGCTGTCTCTCGTGATATCACCGAACACAAAAGGGCAGAAAAATCATTACGTGAAAGTGAAGCACGATTTCGGCGTTTGTTTGAATCTAACCTCATCGGGGTCGCCTTTTGGACTGTAGATGGATTAGTTATTGATGCTAATGATGCATTTCTTCAACTAGCTGGCTACACTCGTGATGAGTTTGCCACTTTAGGTAAAATTAATTGGAGAGAAATTAGTCCTGTTGAATATAAAGATTTAGACGATCGCGCCATTTTAGAGGTGCAAACCAAAGGAATTTCCAAAATTTACGAAAAAGAATACATCCACCGTAATGGTAAGCGAGTACCAATTGTCTTGGGGGTGGCCCTGCTGAATGACTCTCAAGAACATGGTGTTGCTTTTGTACTGGATATTACCGATCGCAAATTAGCAGAAAAAGAATGCGATCGCCTCCTCGAATGCGAAAGGACAGCACGCCAACAAGCAGAAATCGCCAACAAAATTAAAGACGAATTTCTAGCAGTTCTCTCTCATGAACTGCGAACCCCACTCAACCCCATCCTGGGATGGTCGAAAATGCTGCGGACTCGCAAATTTGACGAAAAAACTACTAACCACGCCTTAGAAACTATTGAACGCAACGCCAAGTTACAAACCCAGCTAATTGAAGATTTGTTAGATGTGTCTCGCATCCTCCAAGGAAAATTAAACTTGAATGTCTGTCCAGTAAACTTGGTAATGGTAGTTGAAGCAGCACTAGAAACAGTACGACTAGCAGCAGAAGCTAAGTCAATTCAAATTCAGACCTTATTTGATCCCAGTTTAGGACAAGTGATGGGCGACCCAAATCGGCTGCAACAAGTTGTGTGGAACCTGCTTTCTAATGCGGTAAAATTTACACCAACAGGAGGACGGGTAGAAATTCGACTCATGGAAGCTGATAATCAGATTCAAATTCAGGTCAGCGATACAGGTAAGGGAATTATCCCAGACTTTTTACCTTATGTGTTTGATTACTTTCGCCAAGCTGATGGCACAACTACGCGGGTATTTGGCGGACTTGGTTTAGGATTAGCGATCGTGCGTAAAGTTGTAGAAATGCATGGGGGAAAAGTTCAAGCCGAAAGTCCTGGAGAACAAGCAGGTGCAACCTTCACTGTTGAATTACCGCTTTTAATCAGAAGCGAACAGGTTTGGGGTGAAGAGAATCAGTCTTTATCTTCTGAGTCTGAATCCTCCCTCCTTGCGGACACTCAAGTTTTAGTGGTAGACGATGAACCAGATATTCGCGACTTAATTACCTTTATTTTGCAAGACTATGGTGTAGAAGTAACCGCAGTAGCATCAGCACAAGAAGCACTACAAGCACTATCTGAGTCGATACCAGATGTTTTAATTAGTGACATTGGAATGCCAAAGACAGACGGTTATATGCTGATGCGGGAAGTGCGATCGCGATCGCCCCAACAAGGAGGAAGTGTACCAGCGATCGCGCTGACAGCTTATGCAGGGGAAATGAATCAACAGCAAGCGCTAGCAGCAGGATTTCAAATGCATATCTCCAAACCAGTAGATCCAGATGTATTGGTGAAAGCGATCGCTGATTTGATCAAGTAG
- a CDS encoding Uma2 family endonuclease, with product MTQAILKLVTFEDFAAWRPEGGRYELHNGVIVEMAQPLGDHEDIVGFIARKLTVEFDRLNLPYIIPKTALIKPTNSESAYSPDVLLLNRSNLVNEPLWKKDSTVSFAASIPLVVEVVSSNWDDDYYTKQGKYESMGIPEYWVVDYLGLGAKKFTGNPKQPTISIYQLIDEEYQVTQFRGDDRIVSPTFPQLNLIAQQIFQAGSPQM from the coding sequence ATGACGCAAGCCATACTCAAACTAGTAACCTTTGAAGATTTTGCAGCGTGGCGTCCCGAAGGCGGAAGGTACGAATTACATAATGGTGTGATTGTTGAAATGGCGCAACCGTTGGGAGATCATGAAGACATTGTTGGTTTTATCGCCAGAAAACTAACAGTAGAATTTGACCGATTAAATTTACCTTATATAATCCCTAAAACTGCACTGATAAAACCAACTAATTCGGAATCTGCCTACTCCCCAGATGTGCTATTACTCAATCGCTCTAATTTAGTGAATGAGCCGCTATGGAAAAAAGATTCAACTGTAAGCTTTGCAGCCTCAATTCCCTTAGTAGTTGAGGTAGTTAGTAGCAACTGGGATGATGACTACTACACAAAACAGGGTAAGTATGAGAGTATGGGAATTCCAGAATACTGGGTTGTAGATTATCTCGGTTTAGGCGCTAAAAAGTTCACTGGCAACCCAAAACAGCCGACTATATCGATTTATCAACTAATCGATGAAGAATACCAAGTTACTCAATTTAGAGGTGATGACCGCATCGTATCACCTACTTTCCCCCAACTAAACCTGATTGCTCAACAGATTTTTCAAGCTGGTAGTCCCCAGATGTAG
- a CDS encoding GTPase family protein, translated as MTEQDDSQQLSEPTDGATTKSVDNSWTNRLGGVWNKATTRLTQLLPVEQVAQTVVEWFSVSETQVAEILEKIRAELPTTEALLIGKPQAGKSSIVRGLTGVSAEIIGQGFRPHTQHTQRYAYPSNDLPLLIFTDTVGLGDVKQDTQTIIQELIGDLQQQTRSARILLLTIKINDFATETLRQIAQQLRQKYPDIPCLLVVTSLHEVYPADTADHPTYPPDYEEVNRPFAAIQQAFAGITDRSVLIDFTLEEDGYTQVFYGLEALRDSLAELLPQAEAQAIYQLLDREEVGQQISNLYRDAARRYILPFAIMSATLAAVPLPFATMPVLTALQVSMVGLLGKLYGQTITPSQAGGVVSAIAGGFLAQAIARELIKFIPGFGSAIAASWAAAYTWALGEAACVYFGDLMGGKKPDPQKIQLVMQEAFQAAQERFKGIKR; from the coding sequence ATGACTGAGCAAGATGATTCTCAGCAATTGAGTGAACCGACCGATGGAGCAACTACCAAATCGGTCGATAATTCCTGGACAAACCGCCTTGGTGGTGTCTGGAACAAAGCAACAACGCGTCTAACGCAACTTCTACCCGTAGAACAAGTGGCACAGACGGTTGTGGAATGGTTTAGTGTGAGTGAAACTCAGGTTGCAGAGATTTTAGAGAAAATCCGAGCCGAACTACCAACCACAGAAGCCCTCCTAATTGGTAAACCCCAAGCCGGAAAAAGTTCAATCGTCCGGGGATTGACGGGAGTTTCTGCCGAAATTATCGGTCAGGGATTTCGTCCTCATACGCAACACACGCAGCGCTATGCTTATCCTTCCAATGACCTGCCGTTACTGATTTTTACTGATACGGTGGGATTGGGTGATGTTAAACAAGATACTCAAACAATCATTCAGGAGTTAATTGGCGATTTACAACAGCAAACGCGTTCCGCCAGAATCCTCCTTTTGACCATTAAAATCAATGATTTTGCAACTGAAACTCTACGACAAATTGCTCAACAACTACGCCAGAAGTATCCAGACATCCCCTGTCTACTAGTAGTTACTTCCTTGCATGAGGTTTATCCTGCCGATACCGCAGATCATCCCACCTATCCGCCAGATTATGAGGAAGTCAATCGCCCATTTGCCGCAATCCAACAAGCCTTCGCAGGAATAACTGACCGCTCTGTACTCATTGACTTTACCTTAGAAGAAGATGGCTATACCCAGGTATTTTACGGCTTAGAAGCACTGCGAGATTCCTTAGCAGAACTCCTGCCACAAGCAGAAGCCCAGGCGATTTATCAGCTATTAGATCGAGAAGAAGTAGGCCAGCAAATTAGCAACCTTTACCGAGATGCTGCACGCCGTTATATTTTGCCATTTGCGATTATGTCTGCCACCCTCGCCGCTGTGCCTCTGCCATTTGCCACAATGCCCGTACTCACTGCCTTGCAAGTTTCAATGGTGGGACTATTGGGTAAATTATATGGGCAAACAATTACGCCATCTCAGGCAGGAGGTGTTGTCAGTGCGATCGCAGGTGGATTTTTAGCACAGGCAATTGCACGAGAATTAATTAAATTTATACCAGGTTTTGGGAGTGCGATCGCCGCCTCTTGGGCAGCTGCCTATACTTGGGCACTAGGGGAAGCAGCTTGCGTTTACTTTGGTGATTTAATGGGAGGTAAAAAACCCGATCCCCAGAAAATTCAGTTGGTGATGCAAGAAGCATTTCAAGCCGCGCAAGAACGGTTTAAAGGAATCAAACGTTAA